From the genome of Pseudomonadota bacterium, one region includes:
- a CDS encoding DUF5989 family protein translates to MIEILKELWRFLSVRKKLWMTPIITVMLLLGGLLLLAQGSVVAPFIYTLF, encoded by the coding sequence ATGATCGAAATATTAAAAGAGTTGTGGCGTTTCTTAAGTGTTCGGAAAAAACTCTGGATGACACCAATCATCACTGTGATGCTTCTTCTTGGAGGGTTGTTACTTCTAGCGCAGGGCTCAGTAGTAGCCCCTTTCATATACACGCTGTTCTGA
- a CDS encoding NADP-dependent isocitrate dehydrogenase, with protein sequence MAGSKEMDIVYTIVDEAPELASGSFLPIIQAFSSHANITVGTKDISLAGRILSIFPEALADSQRQSDDLEELSGMVTGPSANIIKLPNISASVPQLKAAIAELQQQGFGIPDYADEPTTDAEKGVRKKYDSLKGSAVNPVLREGNSDRRSTKAVKEFAKANPHSMGIWKKTSKTHVASMPSNDFYANESSVTIDSGQVGNARIEFVPFEGEVLTLKDNLSLSNGAVVDATFLSIKTLRGFLQTEIENAKKNGVLFSIHLKATMMKVSDPILFGHAVSVFLDPIFDKYAQKFKDLGVSPNAGLGDILTRLADEVEILSEINVCLATRPALYMVDSNKGITNLHVPSDVIIDASMPAVIKAGGKGWGPDGNEYDVKCVIPDNCYAPVYDETINYFKETGALDPSSSGAVANVGLMAQKAEEYGSHPTTFEIPADGVIRMFAANGDLLHEHSVERNDVWRASVTQKAAIEGWIKLAISRQQATRSHAVFWLDASRPHDAQILAYVKPILESAGAIENFDILAPREATRTTLETIRKGDNSISITGNVLRDYLTDLFPILELGTSAKMLSIVKLMNGGGLFETGAGGSAPKHVQQLLAENHLRWDSLGEFCALAESLMFYADTSGNQRAKILGQAAETATQQILNNNRSPSRRVGEADNRESHYYFAMYWAEALAEQSDDKEVASQFREVFDSLKLNEQKIIDELRSVQGRKVDIGGYYHPDVKKVAQVMRPSVTFNSIINAV encoded by the coding sequence ATGGCTGGTAGTAAAGAGATGGACATTGTTTATACGATAGTGGATGAGGCGCCTGAGCTCGCGAGTGGTTCGTTTTTGCCTATCATTCAAGCGTTCTCGTCGCATGCAAATATCACGGTCGGAACTAAAGATATTTCTCTAGCCGGGCGAATACTTTCTATTTTTCCTGAAGCTCTAGCTGACTCACAGCGCCAGTCCGATGACCTCGAGGAGCTTAGTGGGATGGTCACGGGCCCATCAGCAAATATCATTAAGTTACCGAATATTTCTGCTTCCGTGCCACAACTTAAAGCTGCGATTGCTGAGTTGCAGCAACAAGGTTTTGGTATTCCAGATTACGCAGACGAGCCAACTACTGATGCCGAGAAAGGCGTGCGTAAAAAATATGACTCATTAAAAGGATCGGCGGTTAATCCTGTTTTAAGAGAGGGAAACTCTGACCGTCGTTCTACCAAGGCTGTAAAAGAGTTTGCTAAAGCCAATCCCCATTCTATGGGTATTTGGAAGAAGACATCGAAGACGCACGTCGCCTCAATGCCATCTAACGATTTTTATGCGAATGAGAGCTCTGTGACTATTGATTCAGGTCAGGTCGGCAACGCTAGAATTGAGTTTGTGCCTTTTGAAGGAGAGGTACTAACGTTAAAAGATAACCTCTCATTAAGTAATGGCGCCGTAGTTGATGCGACTTTCTTAAGTATAAAAACGCTTCGTGGTTTTTTACAGACCGAGATTGAAAACGCAAAAAAAAATGGAGTGCTTTTCTCAATACATCTTAAGGCTACGATGATGAAGGTCTCTGACCCCATTCTGTTTGGCCACGCAGTGTCTGTTTTTCTTGATCCTATCTTTGATAAGTACGCTCAGAAGTTCAAGGATCTAGGCGTTAGCCCGAATGCGGGTCTTGGGGATATTTTGACTCGTTTGGCTGATGAGGTCGAGATTCTCAGCGAGATCAATGTTTGCTTAGCGACTCGTCCAGCTTTGTACATGGTGGACAGCAATAAAGGAATAACGAACTTACATGTGCCCTCCGACGTTATCATTGACGCTTCTATGCCTGCCGTAATAAAAGCCGGTGGTAAAGGATGGGGACCAGATGGCAACGAATATGACGTTAAGTGTGTGATCCCAGATAATTGTTATGCGCCAGTTTATGATGAAACCATCAATTACTTCAAAGAAACAGGGGCGCTCGATCCTTCGAGCTCTGGTGCTGTTGCTAACGTAGGCTTAATGGCGCAAAAAGCGGAAGAGTATGGTTCGCACCCCACTACTTTCGAAATACCTGCGGATGGTGTGATTCGAATGTTTGCAGCAAATGGTGATTTGCTTCACGAACACTCTGTGGAGCGGAACGATGTGTGGCGCGCTTCAGTCACGCAGAAGGCAGCTATTGAGGGTTGGATTAAATTAGCAATTTCGAGGCAGCAAGCAACTCGATCTCATGCCGTATTCTGGCTTGATGCTTCAAGACCTCATGATGCCCAAATTCTGGCTTATGTGAAGCCGATCTTAGAGTCTGCAGGGGCAATAGAGAACTTTGACATTTTAGCACCTAGAGAAGCAACTCGGACCACCTTAGAAACCATTCGCAAAGGTGATAACTCTATTTCCATTACAGGTAATGTCTTAAGAGACTATTTGACCGATTTGTTTCCTATTTTGGAACTTGGAACTTCTGCGAAGATGCTCTCCATTGTTAAATTGATGAATGGTGGGGGTTTGTTTGAAACAGGGGCAGGAGGTTCGGCCCCCAAGCACGTACAACAGTTACTTGCTGAAAATCATCTACGATGGGATTCGTTGGGTGAATTTTGTGCTCTAGCTGAAAGTCTCATGTTTTACGCGGATACTTCTGGAAACCAACGTGCAAAGATTTTGGGGCAAGCTGCTGAAACTGCAACACAACAAATCTTAAACAATAACCGTTCTCCATCTCGAAGAGTTGGAGAGGCGGATAATCGTGAGAGTCATTATTACTTTGCAATGTATTGGGCAGAAGCTCTAGCAGAACAATCCGATGACAAAGAGGTGGCTTCGCAATTTAGAGAGGTCTTTGATAGTTTAAAATTGAACGAACAAAAAATTATTGATGAACTCCGCAGTGTGCAAGGTAGAAAAGTAGATATTGGCGGCTATTATCATCCTGACGTCAAAAAAGTAGCTCAGGTCATGAGACCCAGCGTGACATTTAATTCAATCATCAACGCTGTTTAA
- a CDS encoding L,D-transpeptidase, translating into MFLNINIKHQTLSISDVSNEPLIKSYQVSTSKFGVGETYNSFKTPRGMHCIRAKIGEDQPINTVFFARRPTGEIFSTSLQNMYPDRDWILTRILWLSGKEVGINRLGTVDTMRRYIYIHGCPDGTQLGTPGSIGCIRMANADIIELFNLVSPGDTVIIS; encoded by the coding sequence ATGTTTTTAAATATAAATATCAAACATCAAACGCTCAGCATAAGTGACGTATCTAATGAGCCCTTAATCAAAAGTTATCAAGTATCAACTTCCAAGTTCGGCGTTGGGGAGACGTATAACAGTTTTAAAACGCCGAGAGGAATGCATTGTATTCGAGCAAAGATTGGTGAAGACCAGCCGATTAACACAGTGTTCTTTGCGCGCAGACCCACCGGCGAGATATTTAGTACCTCTTTGCAGAACATGTATCCAGATCGTGATTGGATATTAACCCGAATACTTTGGTTGTCGGGAAAGGAAGTGGGGATCAATCGATTGGGCACGGTAGATACTATGCGCCGATACATTTATATTCATGGATGCCCCGATGGGACTCAGTTAGGAACGCCGGGTTCGATAGGATGTATTCGTATGGCTAATGCAGACATTATTGAACTGTTTAACCTAGTTTCTCCGGGTGATACGGTGATCATTAGTTAA
- a CDS encoding carbamoyltransferase: MYILGISAFYHDSAACLLQDGQIIAAAQEERFTRKKHDARFPSNAIEYCLREGGLDASEIDSVVFYEKPFVKFERLLETYFAFAPRGFKSFASAMPFWIKEKLFQKSQLIKGLSQTLDISINWGERLLFSEHHLSHAASAFYPSPFDDAAVLTIDGVGEWTTTSWGVGSGKELKLIKEIHFPHSLGLLYSAFTYYTGFKVNSGEYKVMGLAPYGRPIYADLIKEKLIHIAADGSFQIDMTYFEYATGLTMTNKKFHTLFGGLPRAPEARVTQREMDLAASVQKVTEDVILLIAKNIAQETGQKNLCLAGGVALNCVANGRLVQEKIFDHIWIQPAAGDAGGALGAALSAWYLHFAKERSPVSHRDGMLGSYLGPCFTDEEIEAQLVESGATFHRYQGDEFLDTVTDALTDEKAVGWMQGRMEFGPRSLGARSILADPRSPTMQKKLNLKVKYRESFRPFAPSVLREYAKDWFEFEGDSPYMLLVAGVAEAKRRVMTQEEEDLYGIAKLNALRSVVPAVTHVDYSARLQTVHLDTNPRYHALISKFYKKTGCPMLVNTSFNVRGEPIVCTPADAFKCFMGTDLDVLAIGSYVLFKEEQVGVPRSNYEIQYELD, from the coding sequence ATGTATATCTTAGGAATTTCCGCTTTCTATCATGACAGTGCTGCCTGTTTGCTTCAAGATGGTCAAATCATTGCCGCTGCACAAGAGGAACGTTTCACTCGTAAAAAGCACGATGCCCGATTTCCAAGCAACGCGATTGAATATTGCTTGCGCGAAGGAGGGTTGGATGCCAGTGAGATTGACAGCGTAGTTTTTTATGAAAAACCGTTCGTAAAATTCGAGCGGCTATTGGAAACCTACTTTGCCTTTGCGCCCAGAGGTTTTAAAAGTTTTGCATCGGCAATGCCGTTTTGGATTAAAGAGAAGTTATTTCAAAAAAGTCAGTTAATCAAGGGACTCTCTCAAACTTTAGATATTTCAATCAATTGGGGTGAGCGTTTGTTATTCTCGGAACATCACCTATCACATGCCGCTAGTGCTTTTTATCCTTCTCCGTTTGATGATGCTGCAGTTCTTACCATTGACGGTGTGGGTGAGTGGACGACGACTTCTTGGGGTGTTGGTTCTGGTAAGGAACTCAAACTTATCAAAGAAATACACTTTCCCCATTCATTGGGATTGTTGTACTCAGCATTTACTTATTACACAGGATTTAAGGTTAATTCTGGCGAGTATAAAGTCATGGGTCTTGCTCCCTATGGGAGGCCCATATACGCGGATTTAATCAAAGAGAAACTTATTCATATCGCAGCCGATGGCAGTTTTCAGATTGATATGACGTACTTTGAATATGCCACTGGACTGACAATGACGAATAAAAAATTTCATACGCTCTTCGGTGGTCTACCACGTGCTCCGGAGGCTAGGGTGACACAACGCGAGATGGACTTGGCGGCTTCTGTTCAAAAAGTAACTGAAGATGTCATTTTGCTTATCGCAAAAAATATAGCCCAAGAAACTGGTCAAAAGAATTTATGCCTCGCTGGAGGAGTTGCTCTTAATTGCGTGGCTAACGGTCGTTTAGTTCAAGAGAAGATATTTGATCACATATGGATTCAACCGGCAGCTGGTGATGCGGGCGGGGCGCTGGGTGCTGCGCTGTCGGCATGGTATTTGCATTTTGCTAAGGAGCGTAGTCCTGTTTCGCATCGTGATGGTATGTTGGGTTCGTATCTCGGTCCATGTTTCACGGATGAGGAAATTGAGGCTCAATTAGTCGAGAGTGGCGCTACGTTTCACAGGTACCAAGGAGATGAATTTTTAGATACTGTCACAGACGCTTTAACTGACGAAAAAGCTGTGGGTTGGATGCAAGGCCGAATGGAGTTTGGTCCAAGGTCTCTGGGTGCGCGCAGTATACTTGCCGATCCTCGCTCGCCGACGATGCAAAAAAAACTAAACCTCAAGGTCAAATACCGAGAGAGCTTCCGCCCTTTTGCGCCAAGTGTTCTGCGAGAGTATGCGAAGGATTGGTTTGAGTTCGAAGGGGACAGTCCATATATGTTACTCGTGGCTGGTGTGGCTGAGGCAAAACGTCGTGTGATGACTCAGGAAGAGGAAGACTTATATGGAATCGCCAAGCTTAACGCCTTACGATCTGTGGTACCAGCTGTGACACATGTTGACTACTCGGCACGTTTACAGACAGTGCATCTCGATACCAATCCACGGTATCACGCACTAATTTCTAAGTTTTATAAAAAGACAGGCTGCCCGATGTTGGTGAATACGTCATTCAATGTTCGGGGAGAGCCGATTGTCTGCACTCCCGCAGATGCATTTAAATGTTTCATGGGTACTGATTTGGATGTGCTGGCAATAGGTAGTTATGTGCTCTTCAAAGAAGAGCAGGTTGGTGTACCTCGATCAAATTATGAAATTCAATATGAACTCGATTAG
- the smc gene encoding chromosome segregation protein SMC — protein sequence MRLTHIKLAGFKSFVDPTHIPVPGQLVGVVGPNGCGKSNVIDAVRWVLGETSAKQLRGENMQDVIFAGSSDRKPMSRASVELIFDNSAGKVTGAWSQYSEISVKRVLESEGASFYYLNNQHVRRRDVADIFLGTGLGGKGYAIIEQGMISRIIEARPDDMRFFLEEAAGVSKYRERRRDTELRLDDTRENLSRLEDIRSELDKQLRKLEQQAHQAEKFHEYESKLKETQQHVWYHSQREADKKRVDVETQIKEICTKIEKETAVLRKTESELEKLKISRDESASAVNEVQGSLYAINSAIARVEQSIEYIRENRKRTQQQLSNIDVTYKQERLNLLVLEQSFWNARKNILSVRFDQNRTLLHMENNKNQLPEIEQCFIIAQSTVDAQIKLISELQNQLNLNKTQQTHAADVLAQLANRKARLDKERLDLSAPDARKAESMDSSIKQLTGLLTDRANSLLKSEAKLIQLEKEKETAATNLDEKRNVSSELNAKKKALSDLQARVSQSDRLREWLDQSGFNSDDRLWELLRVEEGWEDAVEAVLRERLMSIATVDLGTITFEEANKPPSKVSFFNKYFAHNERLTLTSELKSLATVVQANDDSTANLMKLWLSHVFIAESDAEARLLMGQLTSGQMCITKRGDLYYPGGVALFAPDQEVHGVLARQLEIEKLDQLAEIAQVAVDSASEKLQMVTEAVNILKGEMGSARQSYVDLKEKLHHEQVDYLRLTDLNQHTVERLAQINAELLEVNGFNVGEQARYTSATANTEDLEIKLKSASGSLHELAAELQLSSEQRNRKLEEISNLNTMYSEHSFEYRSLSNKINDLTENIRQVYQLFIRLDTQKNELNQQVNRELEGEQSSELQMHLAHRVEIEEKLNAAREILSSWDIQLRAGEQLRQETDRGLQPLRDLINTMNLKEQEYRLTRDGYVQQLTESNADKNLLQSIVPVDFDTAIAQASISQLQRKIANLGAINLAAMDELIGSKERKGYLDSQLEDLLEAVATLENAIRSIDKETRERLSKTFDQVNQQFGEMFPALFGGGEARLVLTGEEILDAGVEVIARPPGKRNVSIHLLSGGEKALTALSLVFSLFQLNPAPFCLLDEVDAPLDDSNTVKYCDLVKKMSKSTQFLFITHNKITMEMAEQLIGVTMQEQGVSRVVAVDIEEAMKLNEDVAV from the coding sequence TTGCGCCTGACTCATATCAAATTAGCCGGTTTCAAATCTTTTGTAGATCCTACGCATATCCCTGTTCCAGGACAGTTAGTCGGCGTCGTCGGTCCAAATGGGTGCGGTAAGTCCAATGTGATTGATGCTGTTCGATGGGTGCTTGGTGAGACGTCAGCGAAACAGCTTCGTGGTGAGAACATGCAGGATGTTATTTTCGCTGGCTCGAGCGACCGTAAACCTATGTCTCGAGCAAGTGTCGAACTGATTTTTGATAACAGTGCCGGCAAAGTTACTGGAGCGTGGTCTCAATATTCAGAAATTTCAGTGAAACGTGTTCTCGAAAGCGAAGGGGCGTCTTTCTATTACCTCAATAATCAACACGTCAGGCGACGTGATGTCGCTGATATTTTTCTAGGGACTGGGTTAGGTGGCAAAGGATACGCCATCATCGAGCAGGGCATGATTTCTCGAATAATCGAGGCTCGCCCAGATGATATGAGGTTTTTTTTAGAAGAGGCCGCAGGCGTTTCTAAGTATCGCGAGCGCCGCCGAGACACTGAGTTACGTCTTGACGATACCAGAGAAAATCTCTCTCGCCTAGAGGATATTCGGTCTGAACTGGATAAACAGCTGCGAAAGCTTGAGCAGCAGGCTCATCAGGCCGAGAAGTTTCATGAGTACGAAAGCAAATTAAAAGAAACGCAGCAGCACGTGTGGTACCACAGTCAGCGAGAGGCTGATAAAAAAAGAGTCGATGTTGAGACGCAAATCAAAGAAATATGTACCAAGATTGAAAAAGAGACCGCGGTATTACGGAAGACAGAGTCCGAACTTGAGAAATTGAAAATTTCACGTGACGAGAGTGCTTCTGCAGTTAATGAAGTTCAAGGTTCGCTCTACGCGATAAACTCCGCGATTGCTCGAGTCGAACAGAGCATCGAGTACATCAGGGAGAATCGAAAAAGAACACAGCAACAGCTCAGCAATATTGATGTGACTTACAAACAAGAGCGTCTTAATTTGTTAGTCCTAGAGCAGTCATTTTGGAATGCTCGGAAAAATATACTGAGCGTGCGTTTTGATCAAAACCGAACTTTATTACATATGGAGAACAATAAGAATCAGCTGCCAGAAATAGAGCAGTGTTTTATCATTGCCCAGTCAACTGTAGATGCTCAAATAAAGTTAATTTCTGAGCTGCAAAATCAATTAAACCTAAATAAGACACAGCAGACACATGCTGCGGATGTCTTGGCTCAACTCGCGAATAGGAAAGCCAGGTTGGATAAGGAACGGCTCGATCTGAGCGCGCCAGACGCACGTAAAGCTGAGTCGATGGATTCATCTATCAAGCAATTAACGGGTTTATTAACTGACCGAGCGAACTCATTATTAAAGTCGGAAGCAAAGCTCATCCAATTGGAAAAAGAAAAAGAAACTGCCGCAACTAATTTAGATGAAAAGAGAAACGTTTCTTCTGAACTCAATGCAAAGAAAAAAGCCTTAAGTGACCTGCAGGCACGGGTCTCCCAGTCAGATCGTTTGAGAGAATGGTTAGATCAAAGCGGATTTAACAGTGATGATCGATTATGGGAATTGCTCCGAGTTGAAGAAGGTTGGGAGGATGCTGTTGAGGCGGTTCTGCGGGAGCGGCTGATGTCAATTGCCACCGTTGACCTTGGCACTATTACTTTTGAGGAGGCCAATAAGCCACCATCTAAAGTCTCGTTCTTTAATAAATACTTCGCTCATAACGAGAGACTCACTTTGACGTCGGAATTGAAATCATTGGCAACTGTCGTTCAAGCAAATGATGACTCTACCGCAAACCTTATGAAGCTTTGGTTATCGCACGTCTTTATTGCGGAATCGGATGCTGAGGCACGCTTATTGATGGGTCAATTAACCTCTGGACAGATGTGCATCACGAAAAGAGGGGATTTATACTACCCCGGTGGTGTTGCTCTTTTTGCTCCTGATCAAGAGGTGCATGGCGTGCTTGCACGACAACTTGAAATTGAGAAGCTCGATCAACTTGCCGAAATTGCGCAAGTGGCGGTCGACAGTGCTTCAGAAAAATTGCAGATGGTCACAGAGGCAGTTAACATACTTAAAGGTGAAATGGGTAGCGCACGACAAAGCTACGTGGACCTGAAAGAGAAACTTCATCACGAGCAAGTTGATTACCTGCGGCTGACAGATCTCAACCAGCACACCGTCGAGCGTTTGGCGCAGATAAATGCTGAACTCCTTGAAGTGAATGGGTTTAACGTAGGCGAGCAGGCGCGGTATACGAGCGCGACGGCTAACACAGAAGATTTAGAGATAAAACTTAAGTCTGCCTCTGGATCGCTACACGAACTGGCTGCCGAGCTTCAGTTGTCCAGTGAACAGAGGAATCGGAAACTTGAAGAAATCAGCAATCTCAATACAATGTATTCTGAGCACTCGTTTGAGTATCGATCATTATCAAATAAAATCAATGATTTAACAGAGAATATTCGTCAAGTTTACCAATTATTTATTCGATTGGATACTCAGAAAAATGAGCTAAACCAACAAGTTAATCGTGAGTTAGAAGGAGAGCAGTCGTCAGAGCTTCAAATGCACTTAGCGCATCGTGTTGAGATCGAGGAAAAGCTTAACGCCGCTCGCGAGATCCTATCTAGTTGGGATATACAGTTGAGAGCCGGTGAACAACTGCGACAAGAAACAGATCGAGGGCTTCAGCCTTTGCGTGACTTAATTAATACTATGAACCTAAAGGAGCAAGAATATCGACTCACTCGTGATGGCTATGTGCAGCAACTAACTGAATCGAATGCGGACAAAAACTTGCTGCAATCGATCGTGCCTGTAGACTTCGATACGGCTATCGCGCAGGCTTCAATATCGCAGTTACAGCGGAAGATAGCTAACCTCGGTGCGATTAATTTGGCTGCAATGGACGAACTCATAGGATCCAAAGAACGTAAAGGATATTTAGATTCACAATTAGAAGATCTATTAGAAGCTGTCGCCACCTTGGAGAATGCGATACGCAGTATTGACAAAGAAACCCGAGAGCGACTGTCTAAAACGTTTGATCAGGTCAATCAACAATTCGGAGAAATGTTCCCAGCACTGTTTGGGGGTGGTGAGGCCCGCTTGGTGCTCACTGGTGAAGAAATCCTTGATGCTGGTGTTGAGGTCATTGCTCGCCCCCCAGGGAAAAGAAACGTCTCAATCCATCTTTTGTCCGGAGGTGAAAAAGCACTCACCGCACTATCGCTTGTATTTTCCTTGTTCCAGCTTAATCCAGCGCCATTTTGCTTACTTGACGAGGTTGACGCGCCACTCGATGATAGTAATACAGTGAAATACTGCGACTTAGTAAAGAAAATGTCGAAGAGTACGCAATTTTTGTTCATCACACATAATAAAATCACCATGGAGATGGCGGAGCAGTTAATTGGTGTCACCATGCAGGAGCAAGGTGTATCAAGAGTGGTCGCTGTTGATATTGAAGAGGCTATGAAATTGAATGAAGACGTGGCAGTCTAA
- the tadA gene encoding tRNA adenosine(34) deaminase TadA translates to MDPSVLSNNDHVFMRQALMLAKESALKGEVPIGAVLVKDGQVISQSGNSPISSLDPTAHAEVTTLRLAANILRNYRLVGTTLYSTLEPCVMCAGAIMHARVSRLVFGAYDQKSGACGSVIDLFEHEKLNHHTSVLGGVMPAECTAVLQTFFKNRR, encoded by the coding sequence TTGGATCCTTCTGTTTTGTCCAATAACGATCATGTCTTCATGCGGCAAGCTTTAATGCTAGCTAAAGAAAGTGCCCTTAAAGGAGAGGTGCCCATCGGTGCTGTTTTAGTCAAAGATGGACAGGTAATCAGTCAATCTGGCAATTCTCCAATTTCGTCATTAGATCCCACTGCCCACGCTGAGGTCACGACACTACGCCTAGCAGCAAATATTTTAAGAAATTATCGACTTGTAGGAACAACGTTATACTCTACGTTAGAGCCTTGCGTCATGTGTGCAGGGGCTATCATGCACGCAAGAGTCTCTCGGCTGGTTTTTGGAGCGTATGATCAAAAGTCGGGGGCATGTGGCTCAGTAATTGATTTATTTGAGCACGAAAAATTAAACCACCACACTTCGGTTCTAGGAGGTGTAATGCCTGCCGAGTGTACGGCAGTGTTACAAACATTTTTTAAAAATCGACGCTGA
- the queF gene encoding preQ(1) synthase — protein MPKSANHLLETFPNPAPKNDFWIRMQIPEFTCLCPKTGQPDFATLYLDYLPDKKCVELKSLKLYTVSFRDKGAFHEAIANQILNDLATLTKPKFMRLTARFYVRGGIFTTVVVEHKKKGFKPENSIQLPELSNEKLTY, from the coding sequence ATGCCAAAATCTGCCAACCACTTGCTTGAAACATTTCCAAACCCAGCGCCGAAAAATGATTTTTGGATACGGATGCAAATCCCAGAATTTACCTGCCTGTGTCCAAAAACAGGACAACCTGATTTTGCAACGCTTTACTTAGATTATTTGCCCGATAAAAAATGTGTAGAGCTCAAAAGCCTTAAGCTTTACACGGTATCGTTCAGGGATAAAGGAGCATTTCATGAGGCTATTGCCAATCAAATTCTAAATGATCTAGCGACCCTGACAAAACCAAAATTCATGCGGCTCACTGCGCGCTTTTATGTGCGCGGTGGAATCTTCACAACAGTCGTTGTTGAGCACAAGAAAAAAGGATTTAAGCCTGAGAATTCCATACAACTACCGGAATTATCAAATGAAAAGCTTACTTACTAG
- a CDS encoding SxtJ family membrane protein: protein MCTQSTDTDLPSNRTFGYFFSALFAAIAFYLFAKNQSVVVYVGLITLTVLLSVAATFKPDLLLPLNRLWIRFGHLLGKIISPIIMGAIYFGLFVPMGLVMRVFGRDELRLRIKPCQTYWRPKEVKGLNDDSFNNQF from the coding sequence ATGTGCACGCAATCAACCGATACGGACCTGCCGTCAAACCGGACATTTGGATATTTTTTTTCCGCTTTATTCGCGGCAATCGCTTTTTATTTATTTGCTAAAAATCAGAGTGTTGTGGTCTATGTTGGCTTAATCACACTGACGGTTCTACTCTCAGTTGCCGCCACATTTAAGCCCGATTTGTTACTACCTCTTAATCGACTTTGGATAAGGTTTGGACATTTGCTGGGTAAAATCATCAGTCCAATTATCATGGGTGCTATTTACTTTGGCTTGTTCGTCCCCATGGGTCTGGTGATGAGGGTATTCGGGAGAGATGAGCTTCGGTTACGCATCAAACCATGTCAAACGTACTGGAGACCTAAAGAGGTAAAGGGTTTGAATGATGACTCGTTCAATAATCAATTTTAA
- a CDS encoding NADP-dependent oxidoreductase encodes MTATGKRVILSSRPVGLPTLDNFNLESFSTSSLIGGQVLVKIAHFSLDPYMRGRMDDARSYAPPIQIGSVMEAGAVGCIEASACEGLEVGDWVYGRMGWADLAVVEGALIQKLPISIEPKSLALGVLGMPGFTGWWGLTQHGKPKAGETLVVGAVTGPVGSMVAQLSKQLGLKTIGIAGSEEKCALAVDKFGVDHCLNHKNFDTPEALSAALKTVTPKGVDIYFENVGGKLFEAVIPRMNEHGRIPVCGMISWYNDGAMGAGARTETLSAPYLWRNILVRKLSVNGFIISDHWSNYLHFVREVEPLVASGTLKYLEDEVVGIEKAPSAFIGLLQGHNLGKLVVAV; translated from the coding sequence ATGACTGCAACGGGAAAACGAGTAATACTTTCAAGTAGACCTGTTGGTTTACCGACACTGGATAATTTCAATCTCGAGTCATTTTCTACGTCGTCTCTTATTGGGGGTCAGGTACTTGTCAAAATCGCGCATTTCTCACTTGATCCATACATGCGTGGACGTATGGATGATGCCCGATCTTATGCGCCACCAATTCAAATTGGGAGCGTCATGGAAGCGGGAGCGGTAGGCTGTATTGAAGCCAGTGCTTGTGAGGGGCTCGAAGTGGGAGACTGGGTTTATGGTCGCATGGGATGGGCCGACTTGGCAGTAGTTGAAGGTGCATTAATTCAAAAACTTCCTATTTCAATAGAACCGAAATCTCTGGCGCTGGGAGTGCTTGGCATGCCCGGTTTTACGGGTTGGTGGGGTTTAACTCAGCATGGCAAACCTAAAGCAGGCGAGACACTCGTAGTTGGCGCTGTCACGGGACCTGTTGGGTCAATGGTTGCGCAACTTTCGAAACAACTTGGTCTTAAGACAATAGGCATTGCAGGATCTGAAGAGAAGTGTGCCCTGGCTGTTGATAAGTTTGGCGTTGATCATTGTTTGAACCACAAAAACTTTGATACGCCGGAAGCACTTAGTGCTGCGCTTAAGACGGTTACCCCTAAAGGTGTTGATATTTATTTTGAGAATGTCGGTGGAAAATTATTTGAGGCTGTTATTCCAAGGATGAATGAGCATGGCCGTATCCCGGTTTGTGGAATGATCAGCTGGTATAACGATGGAGCGATGGGAGCTGGTGCCCGAACAGAAACCTTATCAGCGCCATATCTGTGGCGAAATATTCTGGTTCGTAAGCTCTCGGTGAATGGTTTTATTATTTCTGATCATTGGTCAAATTATCTGCACTTTGTGCGTGAAGTTGAGCCGTTAGTCGCTTCAGGTACGCTTAAGTATCTTGAAGACGAGGTGGTAGGGATTGAGAAGGCCCCCAGCGCTTTTATTGGCTTATTACAAGGGCATAATTTGGGCAAGCTGGTCGTAGCGGTCTGA